The Anolis carolinensis isolate JA03-04 chromosome 1, rAnoCar3.1.pri, whole genome shotgun sequence genome window below encodes:
- the tmem63a gene encoding CSC1-like protein 1 isoform X5, producing MIPFVSLDVGHSRLVYFLNRTRDTDYPNGTYCYSTAQGSTVLQGVTFGGIPTVLLLDVTCFLMLMLIFSFIRRRFWDYGRIALVSEADSEAKFHRLSVSSSIPDELDPDEGFCSWMASAFRMHEEEINEKCGNDAITYLAFQRHLICLLVVVSMLSLCIILPVNLSGNLLDKDPYSFGRTTIANLKTGDNLLWLHTIFAVVYLILTVVFMKHHTSSIKYKDESVVKRTLFITGIPTNAKTTLIENHFLSAYPTCHVQEVQLCYDVSKLTYLYQERKQAEKSVDYYTQMFLRFGKRISIHTKPCGQFCCCDVRGCEKEDAVEYYTRVSDKYLEEYMKEKEIIYNKPLGMAFVTFLEKSMATHVIKDFNACKCQGCRCTGEPQPSAHSKELCISRWNVTYATYPEDICWSNLSVRGIRWWFWCLCINLLLFLVLFFLTTPSIIITTMDKFNVTKPIHYLNNPVVSQFFPTVLLWSFSALLPTIVYYSTIFESHWTRSGENRIMMHKVYIFLIFMVLILPSLGLTSDISSSLDFFFRWVFDQASESRIRLECVFLPDQGAFFVNYVIASSFIGNGMELLRLPGLMLYTIRMILAKSASERKNVKQQQAYQFEFGAMYAGTLCVFSVIMAYSITCPIIVPFGFKAPTTLFTFLVLGIAIAVCLGYTCFNCLKFLSPLNYKVEQYETSEGVRHGVSVSTPKSSVYVPYVLQRSPTERTLLSRMDQRYYGTLSETSRTRERVLHVSYADQPVFIDES from the exons ATGATTCCATTTGTGTCTCTGGATGTGGGACATTCGCGTCTGGTTTACTTCTTGAATAGAACTAGAGACACTGACTATCCAAATGGTACCTACTGCTACAGCACTGCACAGGGAAGTACTGTACTTCAAGGTGTAACCTTCGGTGGAATCCCTACTGTTCTGTTGCTTGATGTAACCTGCTTTTTG ATGTTAATGTTGATATTTTCCTTTATAAGAAGAAGATTCTGGGATTATGGTCGCATTGCACTGGTATCAGAAGCTGACAG TGAAGCCAAATTTCATAGATTATCAGTATCCTCCTCAATTCCTGATGAACTGGATCCTGATGAG GGTTTTTGTTCTTGGATGGCATCTGCTTTTCGAATGCA TGAAGAAGAAATTAATGAAAAGTGTGGGAATGATGCCATTACCTATCTCGCCTTTCAGCGCCATCTCATCTGCCTGTTGGTTGTTGTCAGCATGTTGTCTTTGTGCATTATACTTCCTGTAAATTTATCAGGCAACTTACTTG ATAAAGACCCTTATAGCTTTGGAAGAACTACAATAGCAAATTTGAAAACAGG TGACAATCTTCTCTGGCTGCACACAATTTTTGCTGTTGTTTACCTGATCTTAACAGTTGTCTTTATGAAGCATCATACTAGCTCAATCAAGTACAAAGATGAAAGCGTC GTAAAACGCACATTGTTCATAACTGGTATTCCCACAAATGCCAAGACAACGTTAATTGAAAATCACTTTCT TTCAGCATATCCAACCTGTCATGTCCAGGAGGTCCAATTATGTTATGATGTATCCAAGCTCACCTATTTATATCAAGAGAG AAAACAGGCAGAGAAAAGCGTGGATTATTATACACAAATGTTTCTGAGGTTTGGTAAACGAATTTCCATACACACAAAACCATGTGGCCAGTTCTGCTGTTGTgatgtcagaggttgtgaaaaG GAGGATGCTGTAGAGTACTACACAAGGGTTAGCGATAAATATCTGGAAGAATatatgaaagagaaagagatcATCTATAATAAACCGTTGGGGATGGCTTTTGTAACATTCCTGGAGAAATCCATGGCAACACA TGTTATTAAAGATTTCAATGCCTGTAAATGTCAAGGCTGTAGATGTACAGGAGAGCCTCAGCCATCAGCCCATAGCAAAGAACTCTGCATCTCAAGATGGAATGTAACATATGCTACCTATCCAGAGGATATTTGTTG GAGTAATCTCTCAGTCCGAGGCATAAGGTGGTGGTTTTGGTGTCTGTGCATCAATTTGCTCCTTTTTCTTGTGCTCTTTTTCCTGACCACACCTTCTATCATTATCACAACGATGGACAAGTTCAATGTAACCAAACCCATTCATTATCTTAAT aATCCTGTTGTTAGCCAGTTCTTCCCAACAGTTCTTCTGTGGTCCTTTTCAGCTTTACTACCAACTATAGTTTATTACTCGACAATATTTGAATCACATTGGACAAG atCTGGTGAAAACAGAATAATGATGCATAAAGTTTACATATTTCTGATCTTCATGGTGTTGATTCTGCCTTCACTTGGATTGACAAG TGATATTTCTTCTAGTCTTGATTTCTTCTTTCGTTGGGTGTTTGACCAAGCATCTGAATCCAGAATTAGATTAGA GTGTGTCTTTCTCCCTGATCAAGGAGCATTTTTTGTAAACTATGTGATTGCATCGTCATTTATTGGCAATGGGATGGAGCTGCTGCGTTTGCCAGGCCTCATGCTATATACCATTCGTATGATTCTAgccaaatctgcttcagagagaaAAAATGTCAAGCAG CAACAAGCTTATCAATTTGAATTTGGAGCAATGTATGCTGGGACACTGTGTGTTTTCTCAGTCATCATGGCTTACAGCATCACTTGCCCCATTATTGTCCCATTTG GTTTTAAAGCACctacaactttatttacattccTGGTTTTAGGTATAGCTATTGCTGTTTGCTTAGGCTATACCTGCTTTAACTGCCTCAAATTCCTGAGCCCTCTGAATTACAAG GTAGAACAGTATGAAACTAGTGAAGGAGTAAGACACGGTGTTTCAGTATCAACGCCAAAATCTTCt GTTTATGTCCCTTATGTTCTGCAACGTAGTCCTACTGAAAGAACACTTTTGTCTCGTATGGACCAACGGTACTACGGGACCCTGTCAGAGACCAGTCGAACAAGAGAACGAGTCCTCCATGTCTCTTATGCTGATCAACCTGTATTCATTGACGAGTCATAA
- the tmem63a gene encoding CSC1-like protein 1 isoform X3 gives MIPFVSLDVGHSRLVYFLNRTRDTDYPNGTYCYSTAQGSTVLQGVTFGGIPTVLLLDVTCFLMLMLIFSFIRRRFWDYGRIALVSEADSEAKFHRLSVSSSIPDELDPDEGFCSWMASAFRMHEEEINEKCGNDAITYLAFQRHLICLLVVVSMLSLCIILPVNLSGNLLDKDPYSFGRTTIANLKTGDNLLWLHTIFAVVYLILTVVFMKHHTSSIKYKDESVVKRTLFITGIPTNAKTTLIENHFLSAYPTCHVQEVQLCYDVSKLTYLYQERKQAEKSVDYYTQMFLRFGKRISIHTKPCGQFCCCDVRGCEKEDAVEYYTRVSDKYLEEYMKEKEIIYNKPLGMAFVTFLEKSMATHVIKDFNACKCQGCRCTGEPQPSAHSKELCISRWNVTYATYPEDICWSNLSVRGIRWWFWCLCINLLLFLVLFFLTTPSIIITTMDKFNVTKPIHYLNNPVVSQFFPTVLLWSFSALLPTIVYYSTIFESHWTRSGENRIMMHKVYIFLIFMVLILPSLGLTRCVFLPDQGAFFVNYVIASSFIGNGMELLRLPGLMLYTIRMILAKSASERKNVKQQQAYQFEFGAMYAGTLCVFSVIMAYSITCPIIVPFGLIYMLLKHTVDRHNLYYAFLPAKLERELHVAAVNQALAAPILCLFWLYFFSFLRLGFKAPTTLFTFLVLGIAIAVCLGYTCFNCLKFLSPLNYKVEQYETSEGVRHGVSVSTPKSSVYVPYVLQRSPTERTLLSRMDQRYYGTLSETSRTRERVLHVSYADQPVFIDES, from the exons ATGATTCCATTTGTGTCTCTGGATGTGGGACATTCGCGTCTGGTTTACTTCTTGAATAGAACTAGAGACACTGACTATCCAAATGGTACCTACTGCTACAGCACTGCACAGGGAAGTACTGTACTTCAAGGTGTAACCTTCGGTGGAATCCCTACTGTTCTGTTGCTTGATGTAACCTGCTTTTTG ATGTTAATGTTGATATTTTCCTTTATAAGAAGAAGATTCTGGGATTATGGTCGCATTGCACTGGTATCAGAAGCTGACAG TGAAGCCAAATTTCATAGATTATCAGTATCCTCCTCAATTCCTGATGAACTGGATCCTGATGAG GGTTTTTGTTCTTGGATGGCATCTGCTTTTCGAATGCA TGAAGAAGAAATTAATGAAAAGTGTGGGAATGATGCCATTACCTATCTCGCCTTTCAGCGCCATCTCATCTGCCTGTTGGTTGTTGTCAGCATGTTGTCTTTGTGCATTATACTTCCTGTAAATTTATCAGGCAACTTACTTG ATAAAGACCCTTATAGCTTTGGAAGAACTACAATAGCAAATTTGAAAACAGG TGACAATCTTCTCTGGCTGCACACAATTTTTGCTGTTGTTTACCTGATCTTAACAGTTGTCTTTATGAAGCATCATACTAGCTCAATCAAGTACAAAGATGAAAGCGTC GTAAAACGCACATTGTTCATAACTGGTATTCCCACAAATGCCAAGACAACGTTAATTGAAAATCACTTTCT TTCAGCATATCCAACCTGTCATGTCCAGGAGGTCCAATTATGTTATGATGTATCCAAGCTCACCTATTTATATCAAGAGAG AAAACAGGCAGAGAAAAGCGTGGATTATTATACACAAATGTTTCTGAGGTTTGGTAAACGAATTTCCATACACACAAAACCATGTGGCCAGTTCTGCTGTTGTgatgtcagaggttgtgaaaaG GAGGATGCTGTAGAGTACTACACAAGGGTTAGCGATAAATATCTGGAAGAATatatgaaagagaaagagatcATCTATAATAAACCGTTGGGGATGGCTTTTGTAACATTCCTGGAGAAATCCATGGCAACACA TGTTATTAAAGATTTCAATGCCTGTAAATGTCAAGGCTGTAGATGTACAGGAGAGCCTCAGCCATCAGCCCATAGCAAAGAACTCTGCATCTCAAGATGGAATGTAACATATGCTACCTATCCAGAGGATATTTGTTG GAGTAATCTCTCAGTCCGAGGCATAAGGTGGTGGTTTTGGTGTCTGTGCATCAATTTGCTCCTTTTTCTTGTGCTCTTTTTCCTGACCACACCTTCTATCATTATCACAACGATGGACAAGTTCAATGTAACCAAACCCATTCATTATCTTAAT aATCCTGTTGTTAGCCAGTTCTTCCCAACAGTTCTTCTGTGGTCCTTTTCAGCTTTACTACCAACTATAGTTTATTACTCGACAATATTTGAATCACATTGGACAAG atCTGGTGAAAACAGAATAATGATGCATAAAGTTTACATATTTCTGATCTTCATGGTGTTGATTCTGCCTTCACTTGGATTGACAAG GTGTGTCTTTCTCCCTGATCAAGGAGCATTTTTTGTAAACTATGTGATTGCATCGTCATTTATTGGCAATGGGATGGAGCTGCTGCGTTTGCCAGGCCTCATGCTATATACCATTCGTATGATTCTAgccaaatctgcttcagagagaaAAAATGTCAAGCAG CAACAAGCTTATCAATTTGAATTTGGAGCAATGTATGCTGGGACACTGTGTGTTTTCTCAGTCATCATGGCTTACAGCATCACTTGCCCCATTATTGTCCCATTTG GCTTAATTTATATGCTTCTGAAGCATACAGTGGACCGACACAATCTGTACTATGCATTCCTTCCTGCAAAACTCGAGAGGGAGCTCCATGTTGCTGCTGTGAATCAGGCCTTGGCTGCACCAATCCTCTGCTTGTTTTGGTtatattttttctcatttttgagGCTAG GTTTTAAAGCACctacaactttatttacattccTGGTTTTAGGTATAGCTATTGCTGTTTGCTTAGGCTATACCTGCTTTAACTGCCTCAAATTCCTGAGCCCTCTGAATTACAAG GTAGAACAGTATGAAACTAGTGAAGGAGTAAGACACGGTGTTTCAGTATCAACGCCAAAATCTTCt GTTTATGTCCCTTATGTTCTGCAACGTAGTCCTACTGAAAGAACACTTTTGTCTCGTATGGACCAACGGTACTACGGGACCCTGTCAGAGACCAGTCGAACAAGAGAACGAGTCCTCCATGTCTCTTATGCTGATCAACCTGTATTCATTGACGAGTCATAA